Proteins from a single region of Lysinibacillus sp. JNUCC-52:
- a CDS encoding GNAT family N-acetyltransferase, translated as MNELNTERLRILALNEENLRLLIDHPKKLELQLSLMESVSYLDAELQQAMEIRHSKLVRDKENYIWYTNWLIVSKSQNCSVGGIMLKGLPNCSGEVVVGYYTLPEYQRNGYMTEAIYSMKNWLLSQPNVKFVVADTEKDNIASHRVLAKSGAVLYKETAELLYWRFS; from the coding sequence ATGAATGAATTGAACACAGAAAGATTAAGAATACTTGCGCTAAATGAAGAAAACTTAAGATTACTCATTGATCACCCAAAAAAGTTAGAGCTTCAATTATCCTTAATGGAATCAGTTAGCTATTTAGATGCAGAACTTCAACAAGCGATGGAAATTCGACATTCTAAGTTAGTACGAGATAAGGAAAACTATATTTGGTATACCAATTGGTTAATTGTGTCGAAAAGTCAAAACTGTAGTGTTGGCGGAATTATGTTAAAAGGTCTTCCTAACTGCTCTGGAGAGGTAGTAGTAGGGTATTACACTTTGCCTGAATATCAAAGGAATGGCTATATGACAGAAGCGATTTATTCAATGAAAAACTGGTTGTTAAGCCAGCCTAATGTGAAGTTTGTTGTTGCTGATACCGAAAAAGATAATATTGCATCTCATAGAGTTTTAGCAAAATCAGGCGCTGTACTTTATAAAGAAACAGCGGAATTATTGTATTGGAGATTTAGCTGA
- a CDS encoding sodium:solute symporter family protein, with protein MIISVGIIAFFLCVALLLGVIASRGKDMSLEQWSVGGRGFGSIFIFLLMAGEIYTTSAFLGISGWMYGKGGAAFYNIMMLNYVIAYWLTPKIWGYGKKHKLLSQSDFFEKAYKSKALGMLVAVVGLAALIPYLIIQLKGLGIIVSEASYGAIDPKITIWIGTIAMIVYVMVSGIHGSAWTAVIKDFLILGVVLFLGLYLPFHYYGGIQPMWEAIEVANPGFLSLPDSGLSASWYVSTMMLTSLGFYMWPHTFVATFSAKSGNALRKNAIMLPIYALFILFVLFAGAAAILQVPNLSGGNVDLALFKISTQTFNPVIVGFIGAAGLLTAIVPGSLILMSAATLFAKNILKPLRPQTTDQQIGIIARYTVPVVALIALYFTFSGGGAITLLFLMGYGLVTQFAPAVVFSFLKKNPYTVQGVFAGIIVGVAIVGWQAATGTNLSKLFPSWPSYLQDINIGFLALGVNIFVSLTVSAFTRKGIVMNDESSNENAVESIS; from the coding sequence ATGATTATTTCAGTAGGAATCATTGCATTTTTCTTATGTGTTGCTTTACTTTTAGGTGTTATAGCAAGTAGAGGAAAAGATATGAGTCTCGAGCAATGGAGTGTTGGGGGCAGGGGCTTTGGATCTATTTTCATTTTTTTATTAATGGCTGGTGAAATATATACAACGAGCGCATTTTTAGGTATTAGTGGCTGGATGTATGGAAAAGGCGGTGCAGCATTTTACAATATTATGATGCTGAACTATGTTATTGCCTATTGGTTAACGCCGAAAATATGGGGCTATGGAAAGAAACATAAATTACTATCGCAATCTGACTTTTTTGAAAAGGCCTATAAAAGTAAAGCACTAGGTATGCTAGTAGCTGTAGTAGGGTTAGCCGCTCTGATTCCTTATTTAATTATTCAGCTAAAAGGTCTAGGCATTATTGTATCTGAAGCTTCCTATGGTGCGATTGATCCAAAAATCACGATTTGGATTGGTACAATTGCGATGATTGTCTATGTGATGGTTTCTGGTATCCATGGCTCAGCTTGGACAGCTGTAATTAAAGATTTTCTTATTTTAGGAGTAGTATTATTTTTAGGGCTATACTTACCTTTCCATTATTATGGAGGTATACAACCGATGTGGGAGGCAATTGAAGTTGCTAACCCAGGGTTTCTATCGTTGCCAGACTCTGGTTTAAGTGCTTCATGGTATGTATCGACGATGATGTTAACATCCTTAGGGTTTTATATGTGGCCTCATACATTTGTTGCTACATTTTCAGCAAAAAGTGGAAATGCCTTAAGGAAAAATGCCATTATGCTTCCTATTTATGCTTTGTTCATCTTATTTGTGCTATTTGCGGGAGCAGCCGCTATTTTACAAGTACCAAATCTTTCGGGTGGTAATGTCGATTTAGCATTATTTAAAATTTCCACACAAACGTTTAATCCTGTTATCGTTGGCTTTATCGGAGCAGCGGGGCTATTAACTGCCATTGTGCCAGGATCATTAATCTTGATGTCAGCAGCAACGCTCTTTGCGAAAAATATATTAAAACCGCTTCGTCCTCAAACTACGGATCAGCAAATTGGCATCATTGCACGTTATACGGTTCCTGTTGTCGCATTAATCGCATTGTACTTTACGTTTAGTGGAGGAGGAGCCATTACGTTATTATTTTTAATGGGGTATGGTCTTGTTACACAATTTGCACCTGCCGTAGTCTTTAGCTTTTTGAAGAAAAACCCATACACAGTACAAGGCGTATTTGCAGGGATTATTGTTGGTGTGGCGATTGTTGGTTGGCAGGCTGCTACAGGTACAAATTTAAGTAAATTGTTCCCAAGTTGGCCATCTTATCTTCAAGATATCAATATCGGTTTTCTTGCATTAGGCGTTAATATTTTTGTAAGTTTAACTGTTAGTGCATTTACGAGAAAAGGCATTGTTATGAATGACGAGTCTTCTAATGAAAATGCAGTAGAAAGTATTTCTTAA
- a CDS encoding MalY/PatB family protein — translation MQYNFDEMVQRRNTYSLKWDGEELIKEIGYTERYDHETIPLFTADMDLPVPQPLIEALHKTVDHRIFGYSIFPNEYFEAIQHWFKKRHNWTINKDEIVYSPGTVHALNIAVRALTKRGESIIIQRPVYPPFTAAIEGNGRIVRNNALIRNSDGYYTIDFEDFEAKAQEENTKMFVLCNPHNPTGRIFTNEELKRLSDICEKNNVIVIADEIHGDLIRKNQTFTPLAKIVSNTDHIITCTAINKTFNVAGLHCTNVIITNPEMRNSFREKMGMQLPSPFTISALIAVYNDGEEWLDQLTQYIDDTMDYVKSFLAEKLPTVKVTIPEGTYVMWMDFNGYGLSAQEIHHRIYNKANVLLEDGDLFGKEGEGYQRICIPSPRPLIQEALERIAKEFQDIETNNQLER, via the coding sequence ATGCAATACAATTTTGATGAAATGGTTCAGCGCCGAAATACGTATTCCTTAAAGTGGGACGGTGAGGAATTAATAAAAGAAATTGGTTATACAGAAAGATATGATCATGAGACGATACCATTGTTTACGGCAGATATGGATTTACCAGTACCTCAACCATTGATAGAGGCACTTCATAAAACAGTGGATCATCGTATTTTTGGATACTCCATATTTCCAAACGAGTACTTTGAAGCGATTCAGCATTGGTTTAAAAAAAGACATAATTGGACTATCAATAAAGATGAAATTGTATACAGTCCTGGTACAGTGCACGCTTTGAATATTGCGGTTAGAGCGTTAACTAAACGTGGGGAAAGTATTATTATCCAACGTCCTGTTTACCCACCATTCACAGCAGCTATTGAAGGAAATGGCAGGATTGTTCGTAATAATGCATTGATACGTAACAGTGATGGCTATTACACAATTGATTTTGAAGATTTTGAAGCCAAGGCACAAGAAGAGAACACTAAAATGTTTGTTCTTTGTAATCCACATAACCCGACAGGAAGAATTTTTACGAATGAGGAATTGAAAAGGCTTTCAGATATTTGTGAAAAAAACAATGTCATCGTTATTGCAGATGAAATACACGGAGACTTGATAAGAAAAAATCAAACCTTTACACCATTAGCTAAAATTGTAAGTAATACAGACCATATTATTACATGCACGGCCATTAACAAAACATTTAATGTCGCTGGTCTACACTGTACGAATGTTATTATTACTAATCCTGAAATGAGAAATAGCTTTAGAGAAAAAATGGGCATGCAGTTACCATCTCCGTTTACGATATCTGCACTGATTGCTGTCTACAATGACGGGGAAGAGTGGTTAGATCAACTAACACAATATATTGATGACACGATGGACTATGTGAAAAGTTTTCTAGCTGAAAAGTTGCCGACGGTGAAAGTTACAATACCTGAAGGAACCTATGTCATGTGGATGGACTTTAACGGATACGGTCTTTCAGCACAAGAAATTCATCATCGAATTTATAATAAAGCGAATGTGCTGCTTGAAGATGGGGACCTATTTGGAAAAGAAGGTGAAGGGTACCAACGTATTTGTATTCCATCACCGAGACCACTTATTCAAGAAGCACTTGAAAGAATTGCTAAGGAATTTCAGGATATTGAAACAAACAATCAATTGGAAAGGTGA
- a CDS encoding putative bifunctional diguanylate cyclase/phosphodiesterase, which produces MMNITPSSINQVNYSLKELQDIFSAMNSSIIVAITDRTGKITFVNDHFCKISKYKREELIGQDHRLLNSGFHPKSFFREMWKTIGKGAMWNGEVCNRAKDGSLYWVKTTIIPFLDDNDKPYQYIAIRVDITAQKDIKKITHIAYHDELTGLPNRRKLEQRLENEFHQSRRTEEKFALFFIDVNRFKNINDGLGHIIGDMFLVEMANRLRNIDFTSNSFYRHNSDEFVMILNDVSRIEEMAKEIIAVFNDSFIVDAYEFYASISIGISIFPDHANSIEDLLKNADIAMYAAKSTRGNQYKLYRHNMDEANDKWLLLETKLHQALKKDLLELHYQPKIDLKTDQVVGMEALLRWYDPELGQMPPDRFIPFAEECGLINDIGIWVLHKACAQVCAWNETFQLNLRVAVNISPIHISTPGFVEMVRDVIEKTKIDPHSLEIEITEMSMLDYTEELINTIEQLRALGITIALDDFGTGYSSLNYLKKFPVDVLKIDRAFVRDILPEKTGIAMISAMISLAHALNLKVVAEGVEEEAELNVLREHGCEFVQGYYFSKPLSVKDFTTNIIKQSRTIKSSS; this is translated from the coding sequence TTTTTCAGCAATGAACAGTTCAATCATAGTAGCTATTACAGATCGGACAGGAAAAATTACCTTTGTTAATGATCATTTTTGTAAAATTTCTAAATATAAGCGTGAAGAATTAATTGGACAAGATCATCGTTTACTAAACTCGGGTTTCCATCCTAAATCATTTTTTAGAGAAATGTGGAAAACAATCGGAAAAGGTGCCATGTGGAATGGTGAGGTATGCAACCGTGCAAAAGATGGCAGTCTATACTGGGTGAAAACAACAATCATTCCTTTTCTCGATGATAATGACAAACCATATCAATATATTGCCATTCGAGTAGATATTACTGCACAAAAGGACATAAAAAAAATTACACATATTGCGTATCATGATGAATTAACAGGGTTACCAAACCGTCGTAAATTAGAACAACGTTTAGAAAATGAATTCCATCAATCCCGACGTACAGAAGAGAAGTTTGCGTTATTTTTCATTGATGTCAATCGTTTTAAAAACATTAACGACGGACTTGGCCACATCATTGGTGATATGTTCCTAGTTGAAATGGCAAACCGTTTACGCAATATAGATTTCACATCCAATTCATTTTATAGGCATAACAGTGATGAATTCGTCATGATTTTAAATGATGTTTCTCGTATCGAGGAAATGGCAAAAGAAATTATTGCCGTTTTCAATGACAGTTTCATCGTTGATGCTTACGAATTTTATGCAAGTATTAGTATTGGAATTAGCATTTTCCCCGATCATGCTAATTCAATTGAAGATTTATTAAAAAATGCTGATATCGCAATGTATGCTGCAAAATCTACACGTGGGAATCAATATAAGCTTTATCGACATAATATGGATGAGGCAAATGATAAATGGTTATTGCTTGAAACCAAACTTCATCAAGCATTAAAAAAGGATTTATTAGAGCTACATTATCAGCCAAAAATTGATTTAAAAACAGATCAAGTGGTAGGTATGGAAGCATTGCTTCGTTGGTATGATCCAGAATTAGGACAAATGCCACCAGATCGTTTCATCCCATTTGCGGAAGAATGTGGGCTTATAAATGATATTGGTATATGGGTATTACATAAAGCTTGTGCACAAGTTTGTGCATGGAACGAAACATTTCAATTAAATTTACGTGTAGCTGTAAATATTTCGCCAATCCATATTAGTACACCAGGTTTTGTTGAAATGGTACGCGATGTAATTGAAAAAACAAAAATTGACCCACATTCTTTAGAAATTGAAATTACAGAAATGAGTATGCTTGATTATACAGAAGAGCTGATAAATACAATTGAGCAGCTACGAGCATTAGGCATTACGATTGCATTAGATGATTTTGGAACGGGCTATTCATCATTAAATTATTTGAAAAAATTCCCTGTAGATGTATTAAAAATAGATCGGGCATTTGTGCGTGATATTCTGCCTGAGAAAACAGGGATAGCGATGATATCCGCAATGATTTCGTTGGCGCATGCTTTAAACCTCAAAGTAGTAGCTGAAGGAGTCGAAGAGGAAGCAGAATTAAACGTGCTTCGTGAGCATGGCTGTGAATTCGTCCAAGGCTATTATTTTAGTAAGCCGTTATCCGTGAAGGACTTTACGACGAACATTATAAAACAATCACGAACAATTAAATCTAGCTCCTAA
- a CDS encoding GNAT family N-acetyltransferase, with protein sequence MTFYVTQEINEKAKQLVNYALYKFNLKHFPVDLRGNYEEMNIFLKDENDNIRGGILAEVCWNWLEIHTLMIDEDIRKSGFGTNLLLELEQMALAKQCDFIKVDTLSFQALEFYEKHGYQVFGTLYNVGRDFKHYYLKKDLTKKK encoded by the coding sequence ATGACTTTTTATGTAACGCAAGAGATAAATGAAAAGGCTAAACAGCTAGTTAATTACGCACTTTATAAATTTAATTTAAAGCATTTTCCAGTTGATTTAAGAGGTAATTACGAAGAAATGAATATATTCCTTAAAGATGAAAACGACAATATTCGTGGCGGCATTCTTGCAGAAGTATGTTGGAATTGGCTAGAAATTCACACTTTAATGATAGATGAGGACATACGAAAATCAGGATTTGGCACAAATTTATTACTAGAACTTGAGCAGATGGCTTTAGCAAAGCAGTGCGATTTTATTAAGGTAGATACATTAAGTTTTCAAGCATTAGAATTTTATGAGAAGCACGGTTATCAAGTATTTGGGACTTTGTATAATGTAGGTAGAGACTTTAAGCATTACTATTTGAAAAAAGATTTAACGAAGAAGAAATAA
- a CDS encoding GNAT family N-acetyltransferase → MHNLFTIDCGDIFLREFCSEDADGIYKLTSQPEVYEFLPDWRSTREQRLNWIINEEIPSNKAFLSAVPNINGHNYLKLAIILKATGEVIGFCNTGTKEELSEPNQEIAYAMSKHFRNRGYTTKAVKGLLHYLFEQTNIEQLNAIIQPRNVSSLNVIEKCGFSFEKTIEIDSLIYGHYTLYREVWKNRKVQ, encoded by the coding sequence ATGCATAATTTATTTACAATTGACTGTGGTGATATTTTTTTAAGAGAGTTTTGTAGTGAAGATGCCGATGGGATTTATAAGCTTACTTCACAACCAGAAGTATATGAGTTTTTGCCAGATTGGCGTTCTACGAGAGAACAACGATTAAACTGGATCATTAATGAAGAAATACCATCCAACAAAGCGTTTTTATCTGCTGTTCCTAATATTAACGGTCATAATTACTTAAAACTAGCAATTATATTAAAGGCAACGGGCGAAGTGATTGGTTTTTGCAATACTGGAACGAAAGAAGAGCTGAGTGAACCAAATCAAGAAATTGCCTATGCTATGTCAAAACATTTCAGAAATCGCGGCTACACAACTAAAGCGGTAAAAGGCTTACTTCATTACTTGTTCGAACAGACAAATATTGAACAACTCAATGCAATCATTCAACCGCGTAATGTCAGTTCTTTGAATGTTATTGAAAAATGCGGTTTTAGTTTCGAAAAAACAATAGAAATAGATTCACTAATATATGGACATTATACTTTATATAGGGAGGTTTGGAAAAATAGAAAAGTTCAGTAG
- a CDS encoding carboxymuconolactone decarboxylase family protein yields the protein MENNSLYQKSYIRRLPELAKLTPKTFKAFAEFDKLALSDGIIPKKTKELIAIAAAHVTGCPYCIDAHVANAKKLNISMEEIAEAIMVATALKAGSAIAHGLNAFQAYDGENNEDLYQQSNIARFKEMNDLSPEAFRAFNKFDLEALKPGLISKKDKELIAVAIAHITGCAYCIEIHVKNAKKLEVSREELAEAIFVATALKAGSALAHSVNALNAYDL from the coding sequence ATGGAGAATAATAGTTTATATCAAAAATCATATATTCGCAGATTACCTGAGCTTGCAAAACTAACACCAAAGACGTTTAAAGCATTTGCTGAATTCGATAAATTAGCACTTTCTGATGGAATCATACCTAAAAAAACGAAAGAGTTAATAGCCATTGCCGCTGCACATGTCACTGGATGTCCTTATTGCATCGATGCTCATGTTGCGAATGCAAAAAAATTAAACATTTCTATGGAAGAAATAGCAGAGGCGATCATGGTGGCTACTGCATTAAAAGCTGGCTCTGCTATAGCACATGGCTTAAATGCATTCCAGGCATATGATGGAGAGAATAATGAAGATTTATATCAACAATCCAATATTGCTCGCTTTAAAGAAATGAATGATTTAAGTCCCGAAGCTTTTCGTGCATTTAATAAGTTTGATTTAGAAGCATTGAAGCCAGGGCTCATAAGTAAGAAAGATAAAGAGTTAATTGCTGTTGCGATTGCGCATATAACTGGTTGTGCATATTGTATTGAAATTCACGTCAAAAATGCAAAGAAATTAGAAGTTTCCCGCGAAGAATTAGCTGAAGCGATTTTCGTTGCTACTGCGCTAAAAGCAGGTTCAGCACTTGCTCATAGCGTAAATGCACTCAACGCGTATGACTTGTAA
- a CDS encoding TetR/AcrR family transcriptional regulator, whose translation MKENYNDLRVVRTIESIKEAFVALIEEKGFESITVKDITATAKINRGTFYAHYQDKYDLMNRCQEEFMLEMSNIVKQNIAKLVASINTNNSILQPLEIAVLIFEFLERNRKFIKAILGPNGDLSFQTKLKNFMWKTLFESTENPIKQVNLLVPGEYLVSYIASAHIGVIQQWLLEDRKETPQEMAQILSTITLNGPFFAAGLKK comes from the coding sequence GTGAAAGAAAATTACAATGATTTACGCGTAGTTCGTACAATTGAATCCATTAAAGAAGCCTTTGTAGCATTAATTGAAGAAAAAGGCTTTGAGTCAATTACAGTAAAGGACATTACAGCAACAGCTAAAATCAATAGAGGAACATTTTACGCACATTATCAGGATAAGTACGATTTAATGAATCGTTGCCAAGAAGAGTTTATGCTAGAAATGTCAAATATCGTAAAACAAAATATAGCTAAATTGGTGGCAAGCATAAATACGAATAATTCAATCTTACAGCCACTTGAAATTGCCGTGTTAATATTTGAATTTTTGGAGCGGAATAGAAAATTTATTAAGGCGATTTTAGGTCCAAATGGTGATTTGTCTTTTCAAACAAAATTAAAAAATTTCATGTGGAAAACGTTATTTGAAAGTACTGAAAATCCCATAAAGCAGGTTAATTTGCTAGTCCCAGGGGAATACTTAGTTTCTTATATTGCCTCAGCTCATATCGGCGTTATTCAACAATGGTTGCTAGAAGATCGAAAAGAAACCCCACAAGAAATGGCTCAAATATTATCTACCATTACGTTAAATGGTCCTTTTTTTGCAGCAGGCTTGAAGAAATAA
- a CDS encoding MarR family winged helix-turn-helix transcriptional regulator — MDKEKVFYELMETLYETSRLISSYENIPRKYGTEDELYMIEVHTLNLIGDQVKTNTSEIADLTNRTKSAVSQMVDKLIKKDLAFKYRNPDNYRELTIELTPKGKLVYEYHKKLDEEEYGSHLKNLEQFTVEDFQNYITILNVINRRTRKVLNDRD; from the coding sequence ATGGATAAGGAGAAAGTTTTTTATGAACTAATGGAAACGCTTTACGAGACATCTAGACTAATAAGCTCCTACGAAAACATTCCTAGAAAATATGGAACTGAAGATGAGCTGTATATGATAGAAGTACATACGCTAAACTTAATTGGTGATCAAGTAAAAACAAATACTTCTGAAATTGCTGATTTAACGAACCGAACGAAAAGTGCAGTTTCTCAAATGGTCGATAAATTAATTAAAAAGGACTTAGCTTTTAAATATAGAAATCCTGACAATTATCGAGAATTGACCATCGAATTAACACCAAAAGGCAAGTTAGTATACGAATATCATAAAAAGTTAGATGAAGAAGAGTATGGAAGCCATTTGAAAAATCTTGAGCAATTTACTGTGGAAGATTTTCAAAATTATATTACGATTTTAAACGTCATTAATCGAAGGACACGAAAAGTACTTAATGATAGAGATTAA
- a CDS encoding amidohydrolase: MKTSYSIDSLKMAQQLEDYVIGIRRDLHRHPEIGLHEVRTIKVVTEELSSMGIGYEIVPNGGIIGFIEGNQAGKTLILRADLDALPMKEEETNLKMKKVVVSNTDQAAHTCGHDGHTAMLLGAAKILSQNKDKVKGKVLLAFEQGEEMGGGIFSLLKRLCEIGADGVWGIHLKSDMPTGKISVEAGPRMAASFSFNVVIKGQSGHGSRPDLSIAPLDCFTDFYNNLKTMRLSTLDPFKTITYSIGTIHSGTAINIIPESLQFSGTARYLDFEQGAHAANEFKRILEKVCELHHCTFEFITEPKECDLIVSNQKDCAQLAMAAVQDAVGADALYATPAWMASESFAFYEKYFPGVFAFVGIQNLEKGVGAEHHNVYFDIDEDALKFGVAATVQYALYFLDNENPIVFTPDKRDIKSLFVENGFAQLVRQ, encoded by the coding sequence ATGAAAACATCCTATAGTATTGATTCGTTAAAAATGGCACAACAATTAGAGGATTATGTAATTGGTATAAGACGAGATCTTCATAGACATCCCGAAATTGGTTTACATGAAGTGCGAACAATAAAAGTAGTTACAGAAGAACTAAGCAGCATGGGAATCGGCTACGAGATTGTGCCTAATGGTGGCATTATTGGCTTTATAGAGGGCAATCAAGCTGGGAAAACGTTAATACTTAGAGCAGATTTAGATGCATTACCGATGAAAGAAGAAGAAACGAATTTAAAAATGAAAAAAGTAGTCGTTTCAAATACTGACCAAGCTGCTCATACCTGTGGACATGATGGACATACCGCCATGCTTTTAGGTGCTGCGAAAATATTAAGTCAAAATAAAGACAAAGTAAAAGGTAAAGTGCTGCTCGCTTTTGAGCAAGGAGAAGAGATGGGTGGAGGCATTTTTAGCCTTTTAAAGCGATTATGCGAAATTGGGGCAGACGGTGTTTGGGGCATCCATTTAAAATCTGATATGCCGACAGGAAAGATATCTGTTGAAGCAGGACCGAGAATGGCAGCTTCGTTTAGTTTTAATGTTGTCATAAAAGGACAAAGTGGTCATGGTTCACGACCAGATTTGTCAATAGCGCCATTAGATTGTTTTACTGATTTTTATAATAATTTAAAAACAATGCGATTAAGCACTTTAGATCCGTTTAAAACAATTACCTATTCAATTGGTACAATTCATTCTGGCACGGCAATTAATATTATTCCTGAAAGTTTACAGTTTTCTGGCACTGCAAGATATTTAGATTTTGAACAAGGTGCACATGCAGCTAATGAATTTAAGAGAATACTAGAAAAGGTTTGTGAGTTGCATCATTGCACCTTTGAATTTATTACTGAGCCTAAGGAATGTGATTTAATTGTCAGCAATCAAAAAGATTGTGCTCAACTAGCAATGGCCGCTGTACAAGATGCAGTTGGGGCAGATGCATTGTACGCTACACCAGCTTGGATGGCTTCCGAATCATTTGCATTTTATGAAAAATATTTTCCAGGTGTCTTTGCATTCGTCGGTATACAAAATTTAGAAAAAGGAGTCGGAGCAGAACATCATAATGTTTATTTTGACATAGATGAAGATGCATTAAAGTTTGGTGTAGCGGCTACTGTACAATACGCACTTTATTTTTTAGATAATGAAAATCCTATTGTATTTACTCCTGATAAAAGAGATATTAAAAGTTTATTTGTTGAAAACGGCTTTGCGCAATTAGTAAGACAATAA
- a CDS encoding CD3324 family protein → MSYKKASNLLPAELIALIQNYVDGEYIYIPRRQDSKKRWGSGTTTKKELEVRNNNIYQDYLSGTDMETLSATYYLSLKSIQRILLKEKRTNG, encoded by the coding sequence ATGAGCTATAAAAAAGCAAGTAATCTGTTACCAGCAGAATTGATCGCGTTAATACAAAACTATGTTGATGGTGAATATATTTATATACCTCGAAGACAAGATAGCAAGAAACGTTGGGGGTCAGGCACGACAACCAAAAAAGAATTAGAAGTAAGAAATAATAATATTTATCAGGATTATCTTTCAGGCACTGATATGGAGACATTAAGTGCAACATATTATTTATCTTTAAAGAGTATTCAACGCATCCTACTAAAGGAAAAAAGAACAAATGGATAA
- a CDS encoding RidA family protein: MTQIIYTDKAPKAIGPYSQGVIVGDLLFLSGQIPVDPTTNEVVESDMITQTNQIMKNIAAILESQHLSIKNIVKTTIFLKDMQQFALLNEEYSRHLGDHRPARSTVEVSRLPKDVLVEIEAIASIKTK, from the coding sequence ATGACACAAATTATTTACACGGACAAGGCACCAAAGGCCATTGGTCCATACTCTCAAGGGGTTATTGTAGGCGATTTACTATTTTTATCTGGACAAATTCCTGTTGACCCTACAACGAATGAAGTAGTCGAAAGCGATATGATAACGCAAACCAATCAAATAATGAAAAATATAGCAGCTATTTTAGAGTCTCAACATCTTTCTATTAAGAATATAGTTAAAACGACAATTTTTTTAAAGGACATGCAACAATTTGCACTTCTAAACGAGGAGTATAGTAGACATTTGGGAGATCATCGTCCTGCAAGATCAACAGTAGAGGTAAGTAGACTACCTAAAGATGTACTCGTAGAAATAGAAGCCATTGCATCAATAAAAACTAAATGA
- a CDS encoding DUF3311 domain-containing protein, whose translation MTRKRLCYLLSFIAYFGMPIGIPFIRSAEPYVLGLPFLLFWMVLWILLGTGIMLIVHRINPSAREELE comes from the coding sequence ATGACACGAAAAAGACTTTGCTACTTATTATCGTTCATTGCATATTTTGGCATGCCTATAGGCATCCCCTTTATAAGAAGTGCTGAACCTTACGTTTTAGGTCTTCCATTTCTGCTCTTCTGGATGGTTTTATGGATTTTGTTAGGGACAGGCATAATGCTAATAGTGCACCGAATAAATCCTAGTGCGAGAGAGGAGCTAGAATAA